The Penaeus chinensis breed Huanghai No. 1 chromosome 29, ASM1920278v2, whole genome shotgun sequence genome window below encodes:
- the LOC125040984 gene encoding cerebellin-1-like, which yields MVRLGFIEVALLATACGLAWGQRDPGDQVIAEGFAAPPAPAPTCSSGFSARKATRGTSTVRGGSRTRLMFQEVLTSEGGWSPSESDFLAPCRGLYYFSFHGVAQDGGDFTLALMKNNQYQVTAYGGKGSFQQGSNSALLLLNQGDLVHLELQQGSLYEHPFDEAYTSFSGFLVKAYNE from the exons ATGGTTCGGTTGGGGTTTATCGAGGTGGCACTGCTGGCGACCGCGTGTGGCCTGGCGTGGGGTCAGAGGGATCCCGGGGACCAAGTCATCGCGGAGGGCTTCGCCGCCCCGCCCGCTCCAGCACCGAC TTGCTCGTCTGGGTTCTCCGCGAGGAAAGCCACGAGGGGCACGTCCACTGTAAGGGGAGGTTCCAGGACCCGCCTCATGTTTCAG GAGGTGTTGACCAGTGAGGGAGGCTGGTCGCCCTCCGAGAGCGACttcctggctccctgcaggggCCTCTACTACTTCTCCTTCCACGGCGTGGCTCAAGACGGAGGCGACTTCAC GTTGGCCCTGATGAAGAACAACCAGTACCAGGTGACAGCATATGGCGGGAAAGGCAGCTTTCAGCAGGGTTCCAATTCGGCCCTTCTCCTGCTGAACCAGGGCGACCTGGTCCACCTCGAGCTGCAGCAGGGAAGCCTCTACGAGCATCCATTTGACGAGGCCTACACCTCTTTCAGCGGATTCCTCGTCAAGGCATATAATGAATAA